The genomic region CACCACCAGCAACCGTAACGACCGGTTTAACCAATCACCAAACCGTTCATCCTGACCTGCATACCAACGATTCAGAGAAGGAACGAGCGTACTGAAGGCCAGAACCGACATGGTATGACTGAAATCGTGAATACGGGCCACGGCCTGATACTGTCCAATCAGGTCGGCACTGATACCAGCCGCCTTCATCATGACCATGTCGATGCGCAGATAGATCAGGGTCAGAAAAGCCGACAACCCCAGTGGAAGCGCCATTCGGACCATGACCGCAAACTGAAAATCAGGCAGACCTTCCAACAGATGGCGGTATTTCCTGATTTTTACAAAAAACCAGCCTATACCAACCAAAAGGAGAATGGTCTGTACCAGCACACCGGCCCAGACTGCCTGTGCGAGAGAACCGGTAATGAGAAGGATGGAAATTCCGGCAGCCGCTGTTCCGGTCCGTTGGGCGATTTTCAGAACCGATTCTTCGAGTTGCCAGTCGAAGGACTGAAACAGATGAAACAAGCCATCTGCCAGACTGCCGATGGCAAGAAAACCGATAATGGCCGGTATCAGGATTTCTTCGGCAGGTGTCCAGGTCCAGAGCCGGGTTGCCAGATAACCCATGATCACAAACAGAGCAGTCAGACCAATCCGCAGGGGGACCACCACACGCAGTACCGCCGAAAGATTGGCAGGATTCCGGCTGATTTCTCTGAGTGAAGTTAGGTTCAGTCCCAAATCACTGATTACCATAAAAATGGCCAGAAAACTGAAAACCGCTGCATAGTAACCGATTTCCTGCGGACCCAATACACGGGCCATCACCAGGAAAAATCCGAACATGCTCAACCGGGCAAT from Bacteroidota bacterium harbors:
- a CDS encoding flippase translates to MVTSLAFRAGARVVAEGIARLSMFGFFLVMARVLGPQEIGYYAAVFSFLAIFMVISDLGLNLTSLREISRNPANLSAVLRVVVPLRIGLTALFVIMGYLATRLWTWTPAEEILIPAIIGFLAIGSLADGLFHLFQSFDWQLEESVLKIAQRTGTAAAGISILLITGSLAQAVWAGVLVQTILLLVGIGWFFVKIRKYRHLLEGLPDFQFAVMVRMALPLGLSAFLTLIYLRIDMVMMKAAGISADLIGQYQAVARIHDFSHTMSVLAFSTLVPSLNRWYAGQDERFGDWLNRSLRLLVVFASLIPSILFFMADSTFSGLFGEDFRQSGPMAQVLLWGLIPMAVNLVLLHRLLIEGTTLASLFATACSVIINVTGNYLLIPVYGVTGAAFSTLLSESGLMIVLLLLVNKQMKSAWKTDWVPSWLLLILFVMGCGYVLSDFPWMLNLILLPVLALLAARLLSLVTDEDWSAMKTTRSAVFQNPPADP